The sequence TCGGCGTCACCCGTCCGGTCGACTTCCTGATCGGCCCCGACGACGACGCGCGAGTGCTCTTCGCGGAGCACCGTGCGCGCATGCAGCATTCGTCGGACGACGAGCTGCTCCCGGCGGGACCCACCGATGTCGCCTGCCTTCTCATCGACGAGGCGCAGTTCCTCACGCCGGCTCAGGTCGACGACGTCTTCCGCATCGCGGTGGAAGACGGCATCCCGGTGATGGCGTACGGGATCCGCAACGACTTCCTCACGCATGCTTTTCCCGGCTCCGCGCGGCTGCTCGCGATCGCGCACTCGCTGGAGGAGCTCAAGACGATCTGTCGGTGCGGGCGGAAGGCCGTGTTCAACGGCCGGGTCGTCGGCGGGCGCTTCGTGTTCGACGGCGATCAGGTCGCCATCGACGAGGGGGCCATCGGGTCGGCCTCGCCGGAGCTGACGACGTACGAGTCCCTGTGCGGCACCTGCTATCTCGAGGAGTCCGGCGGACGCCTGGGCTGATCGCCCGGCACACGGCCCGCAGTGCGTGCAGCGGGGCGATCGAGCGCGCTCGTTTGCGTGGTCTGACCAC is a genomic window of Microbacterium maritypicum containing:
- a CDS encoding thymidine kinase, translated to MAKLYFRYGAMNSGKSTSLLQAAYNYEERGQHVLLAKPAIDTKGASEIESRLGVTRPVDFLIGPDDDARVLFAEHRARMQHSSDDELLPAGPTDVACLLIDEAQFLTPAQVDDVFRIAVEDGIPVMAYGIRNDFLTHAFPGSARLLAIAHSLEELKTICRCGRKAVFNGRVVGGRFVFDGDQVAIDEGAIGSASPELTTYESLCGTCYLEESGGRLG